A region of the Chroicocephalus ridibundus chromosome 1, bChrRid1.1, whole genome shotgun sequence genome:
AAGAGATTTGTGGGGAGACTTAACCAGGAAAGGAGATGAAGGTTTCTTTCCTGTCTTGGGCTCATCTTTGTAGGGAATGGGAAAGATGGGATTGTGCATTGAGTGCTAACCCCGCAGAACAGGGGGGTGGCTAGGTGCCTACTGCCCAGGCCCGCCATCTCCACAGAGGTGTGTTTTCTCCTCCACAGAGGATTGCATGCCCAGGAGAGACAAAAGCTGAGCTGGACAGCACACGAGCCTTCAATGGCATGACTAGGAGCAGTGATGCCATGTTGTCCAGCATCTTTAGTCGCCAGCCCCTATTTCCGACACCTCCCACAACGGCCCAGCCAGCCCACCCCATCCCTCACACGGAAATAGCTATGATTCCCAACTCCTTACCTGAGGTCACACCACGGTCGAGGAAAATGCAACTAAATCCTTCTGACCCACAAGCCACAAAAGTGGCAGCCAGTGGCCAGCAGCAAGGACAGATGCCCACCACTGATTTCCAAGATCTCCTCCTGAGGCTGCAAGACACCCATGTGCAGAGTGCAATGCAGACACTTCAGCAGTTGTTGACCATGGGGAAAGCAGTGGGGGAGGAAGAGTTGCAGGCTGCCGCCCAGAAGCTGCTGGTGGCCCTGAACCATGCAGGTGTGTCTCAGTCAGCAACCAGCACTGATACAGGACACAGAAGAGAGAAGTGAGCAGCAAAGGAGGGTCAGCCATTGTGGCTCTTCTACGTGGTGTCGAGTCAGACACGCTGTCTCAGGGATGTATGGGAAGATGGAAACAAGTGAAGGTGTCCTCCTTCCTAGCCCTCAGGCATCGTCAAGGTTGACAGTGCTTCCCCAGGCCAACAGTGTGGGAACCAAGGGGAAAAGCCATCTTTTCCGCGTGCACGGTAAAACCCAGGCATGTGAAATGGTATCGCTCAGGATTCAGGGAGACAGATGTTCTCCCCTCGGCAATAACTGTATTGAAGAGATACTGTCTTCTACCCGCTGTTGTTTGATTTGGGAGATGACTAGTCTTGAATAAAGCAAGATGGAATAAtaactattttttcctgcttggggTTGTACCTCTACCACTATCTATCTGTCCTTGGCTGAGAGATGGGGTTTGTTGTGTCATTCAGTGAATGTCATGGGAGAACACTAGTCTTTCTTCATGAAGTATAGGTGTTTCTGCTCAGAAGCATTAAGGGAAGAATCTTCTTTGGAAGTATGTGCATGAATagacacacatatgcacacaagGGGTGCTCTCTAACTGCAGGAAGGCCTTACCCTgcaagggagctgctgggctAACATTCTCCTTGGATTGGTGTTTGCGTGTGGTTGTCACCTACTTCTGAAATAGATGCTATGAAACACACAGGATAAATATTCATATTAAGAATCTCCTCTTGTCTCTCTCAGAAAATCAGAGAGTCTGATTTATGGGAACTTTGGCTGAAGTGCTGTTCCTTTTATAAACACTGGATATACCTGTAAGTAAAACCATGTGAAGGCATCTGGAACCAGCAGTTGCTGCTAAAAGCAGAGTGGAAACTCTCCAGGaaccagctctgcttttctgtgtctcCGCTCACAATGAGTTCAGAGCTACCTCAAACCTACTCTAAACTCCAGTGGTTGGTCTTGGCTTTTAAGAGACCCCCATTAAagtgagaatcatagaatcatagaatgggttgggttggaagggaccttaaagatcatctagttccaacccccctgccatgggcagggacatctcccactagaccaggctgctcacagccccatccagcctggccttgaacacttccagggatggggcatccacagcttccctgggcaacctgttccagtgcctcaccaccctcacagtaaagaatttctttccaatatctaatctaaatctccactctttcagtttaaaactgttactaaTCCCCTACTCACCCCTCCTCCTACAGACCTTCCTGTAATCTGTTCCACCAAGGGCTGTGAGGAGAAAGGGGGCAAAGGCAGGTCTCCCGGGGGATGGACAACACCAAGCATATCCCCGTGGAGAGGGTCGGGGATGTCAACCTTCCCTTTACTCTGCCCCAGtgacacaaacacagctgagcGAAATACAGGCTCTGCCTCTACCCATTGAAGGAAGTCCTCGGAAGATCTCAAAAACAGGTCCTCCACTTGTCCTGGGAAGAGTAGTCTTTCACAGGGCCAAACGCAGGTCCCACATGGGAAAAGTGCAAGCCCCTGAACAGGAGTGTTGGCTTGCTTTCATATGGAGGACTGCCCAGCACATAGCCCTTACTGTGTGGGACCCTAACGAAACACCAGCTGCTCTGGCCTCACCAGGGCaccccagctccttctccctaGAAAGAGCCCAAAGCTGCCGCATGCAGGCACCGGGGCTTCGCATCCCCTCCGGCTGCCTGGACAATgacagctcctccagccccagcaacGGGGCAGCCCTTGCAGCACCCTTgcctgccaccaccaccctcgGCTCCCGTGCCTTGGTACACGCGTGGGGTGCCCAGATTTGTCCACAGGGAGCCGAACGTGAGTGAATTCCCTACCCAGATGGCTCCGGCCGGGCCCTCCGCGATGCCACCTTTCGGCTGCCCTCCCctccgggggggcggggggccgcaGGCCGCGGAGAGCGGCTCACCCCCGACCGTGCCCGCCCGCCCCTCATCGGGCGGGGGGTCCCCGGCCCCTTGCCCGCCCCCGAcccagcgccgcccgccccggtcCCCCGGCGGCCGTGACAATGTCACCTCGTTCCCCCACCGCGGCGAGACGCCGCGCTCCCGGCCCGTTACTTCGCGGGGCTccgctcgccccggcccggccccctctGCATCCGACCCCGCTTTTGTCGCGGCCGAGGAGCCGCGCTTTCCCCCCGGCGGACTTACCGGGGCCGGGGCCATGtgcgcggcggcggaggcggcggcgggcggaggccgaggcgggggcagcggcggcggcggggccgaggggaggcggcggggcaggggggcggcggcggcggcggggccgggcggcggcgctgcggggccgcggTGCGCCCCGAtcggctccgctccgctcggctccgctcgCTGGTGTTAACCCTTGTCTGCGCCGGacgcggccccgccgcctccgacggggctgggggagggggggagtgtcCCCCAGGGCCGCCCCCGGGAGGGAGGCTCGGCCTCGGCACGGTGCGGGGCAGCGGAGAcccgccgggggggcggcggggtcaCTGTCAGCCTCGGGGACCGGGGTGTCCGAGGTCCCCGGcaaggggggtggcggggggcgggcgTGGGTTTGCGTCCTGCTGGGACGCTCCAGAGGCGAGAACACGGTCAGCTCCGGCCACGTCTCGTCCCTGTCCAGACACGGGGCGGCCAACAACATGGCACATGTCCCAGGGAACCGTGACCCCTGGATTTTCCTCCCCGTCCATGGTTTaccgtgcccccagcccctggcaggtAGGGAAGCACCGATGCTAAAGTGAAAAGCCCAGAGCTGCTTTCTATCACAAACTCTTGGTGACAGGATGGTTATTTTCTTCCCTGGGGACGCTTTCCTGCAGGTGAGTGGAGGCTTCGCTCTGCTGCTGTGCCTAAAggttttcttcagaaacagaTGCTGTCACCACGGCATCTTTTGCTGTTTGGGCACAGCGTAATGCATCCCAGGGCCATATGTGCAGATAGCTTATGCCACAGGAAAGGATCCATCCACTCCAGGTAAAATTTATCTGTTACCGTACGTTCTGCAAGTGCTGCTGATGCACAGGCGTTCAGCAGGGTGTTTTTTCCCCAGGGGAATGCAGGAATGGCTGTTCTGTTTAAAGGAGGCGCAGCAGTAAAGGGCTGAGGTACGTGGCAATGAGTTTCTAGCagtgactgaaatattttctatggGATTTGGGGAAGAATGGTGGGATACTGTTTACCAAGCCCTCCACACATGCAGCTGAATAAAAAGTTTATCATTTTTCAGGGGGCAACCGACTTCTCAGCGGCCTGTGGATGGTTCATTGACTCCTGCAGAAGTTTCTTAATCTTGAGAGATAGAAAAGCACTAATCACACAAGCAGAGAAGAATAACAACATGCCCCATAGGTGATTtcaaaaaaattaactttatgaTTCAGGAACTTGGTAAATACTGGGTGATTTCCTTATTTCTAATTGCCTCAGCAACACTAAAGGGGATTCTCATCTCCACCTTGACAACAAGAGCCCAACTGTCTTCCCTTCCGATCCATGGACAGCAACATTTCCAAAGATAGAGAGAGCAGGGTCATTCCTAAATACAAAGTCTAGCCTGACCAATGCGGTTTCTGACTCCAAAGGTATTAGACAGACATGGAGCTTGAGCAAATCTAGACTTTGCCACCTTCCCTTTGCAGCAGGAAGGACTTTGCACGCATCGCACATGCTTTCTAGTGAGTCCTGCCCCAGttccctctgcctttcttttgAAGACGACACTCCCTTGTAGGATAGGCGAGTAAAATTAATACCACTGGtagcaaaaagcaaaacagttgtGCAAAAGGTCCAGCTACCAGAGCATAGGTCCAAATATTGAGAGGtaaaggagggaaggggaggcatTTCTGATGGATGTGCAGAGTGAGATCTCTGCCTTTTATTGTAGAGAGTGCTGCCAAAGACCACACAAAGCACAGCTCTGATAACAAACTACATGGGACAtgggaaaaatctgtttcagcaACAGTTTGTATCAAAAGCAGATTATGAAAGACCTAAATTGTCACTTATTACTTTGTGCTAATCAGTATTCCACAGTAAGAGCACTGGTATTATCAGCGTTTGCCATGTGATTTATGAGCCCAAGCCCAGTTATCACCTATGGCCTTTGCTGCAATCTTCCACCCTGTCTATGTTTTTGCCTTTCACTGGTATGCTGGTTTCTGCCTCCTGAGAGCGTACTTCGGTGAGTATCCTGTACCTGACTGGCTTGCGTCTCAAATAGAACTGTCAACTGAATTTTTCAAAGCAGTA
Encoded here:
- the LOC134510620 gene encoding acrosin-binding protein-like codes for the protein MAMCIEPAGRKLTQTSHGPRSDWKRTSIPVSWAQPRPSCVAQLPRQPGLTCGVLLGWSYTDGLQAGKAQQLGTPLSNQEYRQFFRSLRATHRASTACLLRELYGCQNPLVRRLDEYENHGVIPEGPICSELPGTLFFPDFCTFSFYRCTRKRYFIKRIACPGETKAELDSTRAFNGMTRSSDAMLSSIFSRQPLFPTPPTTAQPAHPIPHTEIAMIPNSLPEVTPRSRKMQLNPSDPQATKVAASGQQQGQMPTTDFQDLLLRLQDTHVQSAMQTLQQLLTMGKAVGEEELQAAAQKLLVALNHAGVSQSATSTDTGHRREK